One part of the Cyclobacteriaceae bacterium genome encodes these proteins:
- a CDS encoding DoxX family protein: MKINEIIYWAARLIAAIIMLQTLYFKFTASEESVYIFTTVGMEPWGRYGTGIAELIASVLLLVNATAWLGAVLAFGIMAGAIVMHLTVLGVEVKGDGGQLFIYALLVLVSAGYILLKNKKEIISLIEKIKR, encoded by the coding sequence ATGAAAATAAATGAAATTATATATTGGGCTGCCCGGCTTATTGCTGCCATAATAATGTTGCAAACCCTCTATTTTAAATTTACCGCTTCGGAAGAATCGGTTTATATCTTTACAACTGTGGGCATGGAACCCTGGGGCCGGTATGGTACCGGAATAGCAGAGCTGATTGCCTCGGTGCTTTTGCTGGTTAATGCTACGGCCTGGCTGGGTGCTGTGCTGGCTTTTGGAATAATGGCCGGGGCGATTGTGATGCATTTAACCGTGCTTGGGGTAGAAGTTAAAGGCGATGGAGGCCAATTATTTATTTATGCCTTACTGGTATTGGTAAGTGCAGGTTATATCCTGCTTAAGAACAAAAAGGA